The DNA window TCAAGCACTATATAATACCCTTACAATAAATCAAAATTTTGTTTTTAAGATTTCATCACATGATGGTTTTGCAGTAATGGATTTCACTGAATATATGGCAAGAAATGTAGCAAACTTTATATATCAAAATATTGATCTATACAAATTTAATAGGCTAAGAGTAAAAGCTGCTATAAATAATAAAAACAGCAAGGTACGAGAGATATATCTAATAAATAAAGACTATAAAAATATTACCATTGATGGACATGTATATGATTCTCATTCAAAGGGCATAAGTGGGGCAACTATTGAACTCCTAGAATTAGGACTAAAAACAAAAACTGATAATTCAGGCGCTTTCTCAATAACAGGAAAACTATCAGATAAAGGGGAAAATGTTAAATTGTTAAGAAACTTTTATTTTGATTTAAATGTAGAAAATAAAACCTCCAATAAGTATGACCTCTATCACTTGATACTTACAAGCTCAGATAATTCAGATAATAATAAGGAAGATCTCTATTTAAAAGTTAATAAATCAAACAAGGAAACAGCTTTTCTATATCTAGCTAAAATAAATAGATATGAAACTGTGGATATAAAAGAATATAGTAAAAACAAACTTATATTTATTAGAGACTGCTCAACCTCTCTATTTGCTTGTAAACAGTATTTTCATATTAACATTGACGGTAAAAATATAAATGGCTATAGAGATGGTTTTGGCGGAAAAGCCCTTTTAAAGGGCAAAAAAATAACAAAGAGAACTACAAAAACTATAAATATAAAAAATGTTAACAATTGTGATACGGGTATTATAATTTCAAAAAGCGATGGAACAACTCATATCTCAAAAATTGGAAACCTTTATACCTACAACTACCCTGAAGAAAAAAGCTATATATTTTTTGACTGCAAGCTAGATAATCACAATTTATTTTTTATGCAAAGAGCCTATTTAGTATTAAATTATATGCCACATAATAGCAATAAAGATGCTACAATTGAAATCTATACTGCCCCCAATGAGGATAATTTAACGGATAGTTTAAATAAAATTAAAAGTTTCACTATAAACAATACAATAAGTAGGGCAGAATTAAAAATTAATATAACAAAATATTTAAGAGAAAGGAAATTTAATAATGAAATTTTATTAATAGGTGTTAATTCACCTAAAACTATAAATATTCCCTTTGCAGGGTTAAGCTCAAGCACAGATGTTATGCCTAGTGTTTTATTAGAAAGCTTTATGATAGAGAAAAACAATTCTAAAGAAAAGATTATACTAAGCCTTTCTAAAGACAAAGAGAAAGATCTTGCTTCAAACTCGAATACCCCAAAAAAAGACGGCCAAGCAGATATTTGCATAAATTTTTCATCAGAGAATATTACAGGTCATATTGACAATATAGAAATTACCTATGAGGGTGATACTAGCTTTAAATGGAATACAGATATTAATGACATATACCCTGGTATAGTCTGTTATAAAAATGGTTCGGTAATTAACAATTGTGATTATAATCTAAAAGAAAAAGATAGTTTTGATATTTATATATATAAACCTGAATTTTTTGACACTGAAAAGGAGCTAAATTATATTATAGAAATAGACAACAAAAAATACAAAGGAAAGATTGAATGATAAATGGCTCTATACGATTTTTCATCAAATGATTTAAGCACTTTATTATATTGCCTAACAGAGAACATTAACACAAAAAAACTACCCCCTATGGTTCCTGAAATCATTGTAACCCAAACAGATGGTATAAAGAAGTTGCTCTCCCTAAATATAGCAAAAAAAAATGGCATCTGTTGTAATATAAAATATTTAAAACCAAAATACCTAATATACCATCTATTAGAATCAGCAGGATTACAATTTGACAATGACCACCCTTTAGAATCAAAAAATATTTTTTGGCTAATAACCAATGCCCTTTTAGATAAAGGGCTAAATAACTCATTAAAAAAGTATATAGAGGACAGTGAAATAAAATTGGCACAGCTTGCCTATAGTATAAGCGACCTCTTTGACCAATACTTTGTTTACAGACCTGAAATGATAAGAAGCTGGGATGAGGGAAGGTTATATTATAAAAATGACTTAATTGAGAAGTGGCAATTTGAGATATATAGACATATAGTTAAAAAACTTAATGTAAAATCATTCCCCTCATCTGTTAATAATAAAATCTTTAAAAATCTAAATTTAGATAAACTTCCTAAAAGGATATCTCTTTTTGGGCTTTCCATGTTACCTCCTTTCTATATAGGGATATTAAATGAGTTTGCGAAATATATAGATATATATCTCTACCTCTTAAATCCTTCAAAGGAGTACTGGCTTGAATATATCTCGCAAAAAGAAGCCTTAAAATTAAAAATAAAAAAAGGGGTAGAAGCTGAAACTTTATTTTACAACGTAAAGAATAATTTATTATCAGAATTTGGCAAAACAGGAGCAGATTTCTATACACTTTTATTAGAAACTTTTACTGATATTAGGTTCGATTTTATACAAAAAAACAGTGCAAATGTTAATAAGAACACAAGAAAAACTATGCTGGAGGTTATAAAAGAGGATATTTTAAATGATATAAATCTTAATGAGATACCTAAAAAAGATTTTGATAATATTGATGATTCAGTAGAGATCCATTCCTGTCACTCCCCAATGAGAGAGGTTGAAGTTTTATATAACAGACTACTATATATTTTTGATAATAATCCCAACATGAAACCTTCTGATATACTAGTTATGACCCCTGATATTTCGACTTACGCCCCTTTTATTGATGCTGTGTTTGGCTTGAAAAGGGGCAAAAAAGAGATTCCCTATTCCATATCCGATGTAAGTTATATTGATAGTGAAGGAACCATAAAGGTATTTATGGATATTTTAAATCTTCTAAAGGGTAGGTTTGAGATAAATAATATTATTAACATAATTGAAAGTGAGGCAATTAAAGAGAAATTTAGTCTAAATGAAACAGATATTAATATAATGAAAGTCTGCCTAAATGATGCCGCTGTTAGATGGGGACTAGATAGCAATTTTAGAAAAGAAAAGGGTATTGAATATAGCTATAATGAATATAGCTGGGAATACGGCCTTGATAGATTACTACTAAGCTTAATATATGAAAGGGATAATTTATTTGAAAATATAAGAACCGTTGAAAGCATTCAGGCAAATGTTAATAATATAATAGCAGCTATCTCTATTTTTCTATATGAACTTTATAATCTTTACAATTTTTCAATAAACAAACACAGTGTAGATAGTTGGTTTAAGAAATTAATAGACTTTGTAGATAAAATATTTCCAGTTGATATACCTACATCGGCAAATATTAGCAGAGAAATAGCAATCCTAAAATCTTCATTAGATGATATGCTTGAAAGTTATAATTATTGTACAAATTATGGGCCTCAAATTAATGTAGGCCTTGATTTTATAATAGAATATTTAAAGAATAATTTTAAAAATAAATTACATACCCATAGATTTTTAGATGGTGGTATAACCTTTTGTGAAATGATTCCTATGAGGAGTATTCCCTTTAAAATAATATGCTTAATAGGGCTAAATAATGATACCTTCCCACGCCAAAGAAAACCCTTAAGCTTTGATCTTATCTCTCTACACCCTGAAAAAGGAGATAGAAATTTAAGAGAAAACGACAAATACCTCTTCTTAGAGACTATAATCTCTGCAAAGGAAAAACTATACCTTAGCTATGTTGGACAAGACTTGATATTAAACGATACTATACCGCCTTCTGTTCTAATTAATCAATTTATATATTATCTACGCCAGCGTTTTAATATTAAAAATGTAGAGAACATTGAAGAAGAGATTGTAATTAAAGATAAAATATCATCCTTTGATCCTGCTTATTTTATGAGAGATAATGAACCTTACTATATTAACTATTCAAAGGAAGATTACTGTGCTGCAGAAGTTACAACTAACAATCCAAAAAAAGAAAAAACAAAGTTTATTGACAAAAGGATAGATATTGAACCAGAAGATAATGTTATCAATATTTATGACTTCTTAAAGTTTTTTGAAAATCCTATTAAACATTATTTTAAAAAAACATTGAATATTAATTTAGAGGAGAAAAAATTATCTTTAGATGATGAAGAACCCTTCTCCCTTGATAGCTTAAATGAGTTTATATTAAAAGAAAGACTATCAGATAACTATTTTAAAGAAAAAGAAGAAAAAAATTGTATTACTAAATATGCAGATATATTACCACCTGGTGGGGTTGGTATTGGTGAATTTCAAAAAGCTTTTAAAAGTGTAGAAGATTTTAAAAAAATATTATTAGAAAAATACACTATAAACAAAGTAAGAATAAACTATGAATTACACCTTCCTTACAAATACAATAATATTAACTATACTATAGAAGGCACATTATCTTATTTTCATAAAATTGATAATAATCAGTTATTAAATAATAATAAAATAATTAAAGGTGAATTAGAGGGATATAACCTTGCTGATTATAGATTCTCCTGTGGTAAAGCTAAGAGGTCAGATGTTCCAATAAATACAAGATTAAAAGTTTATTTAAAACATATTATCTTAAACTATTATGAGTCTCTTATAGGTGCTGAAAAACTAAGTGATTCCTATCTCTTTGCCGAGGGTAGAGAAGAGTATGAACCTATATATAAAATTTATAAATATAAAGCATTAAAAAGAGAAGAATTAGATGAAATTTTAGATTATTTTTTAAAGCTATATTTAGATGGTCTAAAGACCCCCCTGCACTTTATCCCAAAATATTCTTACGAATATTATGAAAAAGAAGAAAAATTTAATAAATCTCAAAAAATAAAAGACATCTTAGAACCCTTTAATAGAGAGCCAGACAACTATCTTTCTTTTTATTTAAAAGATTTAAATAACCCTGAAGAAGATTTTTTCAATAAATCATATAATAACAGTGCAAAAAAAATATTCAGCTATCTAAAAATTTTCGAAGAAGAATTGGAGAATGATAAAGGAAAATAAAATAAATAATATATTTGAAGAGATCACTCTAGAGGATCAAGAGCAACATTTAAATAATATAAATGTAATTGAGGCTAGCGCAGGAACCGGCAAAACCTTTAGCATTGAATGCCTCTTTATAAAATTTATTCTAGAGTGTAATTTTGAATTAAAGAGCATTCTTGTTATTACCTTTACAAAAAGGGCAACAAATGAATTGAAAGATCGCCTATATAAAAGACTCAAAATCTCGCTAGAATATTTGAAAAATAAGAATAGGTATAATGCAAATGATCCATTATATAAATATTTGGAAAAAATTAATGATAAAAACCAATCTATACCAAAACTAGAGCTTGCCTTTAACAATTTTGATGAGGCCTCAATCCATACAATACATAGTTTTTGTGATAGAACTTTAAAGGAATTCCCCTTTGAAAGTGGTGTAACATTTAATAGAGAACTATTTGGGGATGACGATTATTATATAAGACAAGCTGTCTATGATTTCTGGAGAAACCAAATTTTTAGCTTACCTCCCAATATATATAATAAGATACAAGAAATTAGTAATATAAATAGTTTTTTAAGGATTGATATAGGTGGGCTAATTAATCTAGCAAAAGAAGTAATTAGATATCCAAAAGCTAAAAGAGAAATATTGTTCAATCATAATATTATTTATGAAAGGGAAGAAAACAAACTAAATAAATTAAAAAGTGAAAAGTTTGATGACGCTAATGAAGATGCTTTAATAATGTTGCGCGCAAAGTTTTTAGAATACATTGATAAAGCAGTAGACTCAATAAAACAAAACAGCAACCAAATAACCTTTAATGATCAATTAAAAGACCTCTATAATGCATTAGAAGATAATAATACTGTTCTTCTAAATAAAATAAGAAATAAATACAACGCTCTAATAGTTGATGAATTCCAAGATACCGACATTTTGCAATATAATATTTTAAAAAATATTTTTTTTAATACAAATAAAAAGGTTTTCTTAATAGGGGATCCTAAGCAGTCTATCTATAAATTTAGAGGGGCTGACATCTATATATATCTAGAGGCAATCAATGAGGCAGCATATAAATATTGTCTTGATACAAATTTTAGATCTACAAAGAATCTGATAAACGCCTATAACACTTTATATAAAGATAGTAAAAATCCATTTTTAGTTGATAAAATAGAATATAATTCCTTAAATGCCGCCAGTGAAAAGTATAAAATTGAAGGCTTAGAAAGCAATTTAGCTATAAAACACTTTAATAAAGAACAAATTAATCAAGATGTTGCTAAAAAGCAAGTAGCAAAAGATATTATAAATGAAATTGGAGAGCTATTAAATAGTGAAAAAATAAAAATAATAGAAAATGGTAAAATAAGACCCGTTGAAGGCAGCGACATTGCAATCATCACATTGGAAAATAGAGACGGTGAATA is part of the Deferribacterota bacterium genome and encodes:
- a CDS encoding carboxypeptidase-like regulatory domain-containing protein, which codes for MKSLFAIVLLSILLTNTLYSDTLSEEYKNKIYNIFPKLSDFASQEANWLSSNIASEQYDKYVLLKKSYTYYSKSSEVIFDIKRKPIFSVNIDLYVAKDYVTAKNIFDRLTKKLHAKYSKPINFGQSSNIFIEPSNEKDFSQALYNTLTINQNFVFKISSHDGFAVMDFTEYMARNVANFIYQNIDLYKFNRLRVKAAINNKNSKVREIYLINKDYKNITIDGHVYDSHSKGISGATIELLELGLKTKTDNSGAFSITGKLSDKGENVKLLRNFYFDLNVENKTSNKYDLYHLILTSSDNSDNNKEDLYLKVNKSNKETAFLYLAKINRYETVDIKEYSKNKLIFIRDCSTSLFACKQYFHINIDGKNINGYRDGFGGKALLKGKKITKRTTKTINIKNVNNCDTGIIISKSDGTTHISKIGNLYTYNYPEEKSYIFFDCKLDNHNLFFMQRAYLVLNYMPHNSNKDATIEIYTAPNEDNLTDSLNKIKSFTINNTISRAELKINITKYLRERKFNNEILLIGVNSPKTINIPFAGLSSSTDVMPSVLLESFMIEKNNSKEKIILSLSKDKEKDLASNSNTPKKDGQADICINFSSENITGHIDNIEITYEGDTSFKWNTDINDIYPGIVCYKNGSVINNCDYNLKEKDSFDIYIYKPEFFDTEKELNYIIEIDNKKYKGKIE
- the recC gene encoding exodeoxyribonuclease V subunit gamma gives rise to the protein MALYDFSSNDLSTLLYCLTENINTKKLPPMVPEIIVTQTDGIKKLLSLNIAKKNGICCNIKYLKPKYLIYHLLESAGLQFDNDHPLESKNIFWLITNALLDKGLNNSLKKYIEDSEIKLAQLAYSISDLFDQYFVYRPEMIRSWDEGRLYYKNDLIEKWQFEIYRHIVKKLNVKSFPSSVNNKIFKNLNLDKLPKRISLFGLSMLPPFYIGILNEFAKYIDIYLYLLNPSKEYWLEYISQKEALKLKIKKGVEAETLFYNVKNNLLSEFGKTGADFYTLLLETFTDIRFDFIQKNSANVNKNTRKTMLEVIKEDILNDINLNEIPKKDFDNIDDSVEIHSCHSPMREVEVLYNRLLYIFDNNPNMKPSDILVMTPDISTYAPFIDAVFGLKRGKKEIPYSISDVSYIDSEGTIKVFMDILNLLKGRFEINNIINIIESEAIKEKFSLNETDINIMKVCLNDAAVRWGLDSNFRKEKGIEYSYNEYSWEYGLDRLLLSLIYERDNLFENIRTVESIQANVNNIIAAISIFLYELYNLYNFSINKHSVDSWFKKLIDFVDKIFPVDIPTSANISREIAILKSSLDDMLESYNYCTNYGPQINVGLDFIIEYLKNNFKNKLHTHRFLDGGITFCEMIPMRSIPFKIICLIGLNNDTFPRQRKPLSFDLISLHPEKGDRNLRENDKYLFLETIISAKEKLYLSYVGQDLILNDTIPPSVLINQFIYYLRQRFNIKNVENIEEEIVIKDKISSFDPAYFMRDNEPYYINYSKEDYCAAEVTTNNPKKEKTKFIDKRIDIEPEDNVINIYDFLKFFENPIKHYFKKTLNINLEEKKLSLDDEEPFSLDSLNEFILKERLSDNYFKEKEEKNCITKYADILPPGGVGIGEFQKAFKSVEDFKKILLEKYTINKVRINYELHLPYKYNNINYTIEGTLSYFHKIDNNQLLNNNKIIKGELEGYNLADYRFSCGKAKRSDVPINTRLKVYLKHIILNYYESLIGAEKLSDSYLFAEGREEYEPIYKIYKYKALKREELDEILDYFLKLYLDGLKTPLHFIPKYSYEYYEKEEKFNKSQKIKDILEPFNREPDNYLSFYLKDLNNPEEDFFNKSYNNSAKKIFSYLKIFEEELENDKGK